The Polyangium spumosum genome includes a window with the following:
- a CDS encoding DUF3226 domain-containing protein → MSVRYAYIVVEGPHDVELVARLLKPLGLKRVQKQPEVDPYWRRLIPTSFPPPPDLDLLRRVSVPFFFQNTEVSLAIHAATGESRIAQTIEESLTELRPSPASIGVVLDADQKATPRDRFAELKAKLAASKDAPVALPDEPGEITPGPPRTGVFVLPDNHQPGTLEDLLLEGAATSYPSLLVAAHALVAGVNPKDAAFNRDDMADFTKPAGRNKATVACIAGVLRPGKAVQVSIQDNRWLEGASCELPRIKAVRVFLYELLGIPGASSLTLASAPPART, encoded by the coding sequence ATGAGCGTCCGGTACGCGTACATCGTCGTCGAGGGCCCGCACGACGTCGAGCTCGTCGCGCGGCTCCTCAAGCCTCTCGGCCTGAAGCGCGTCCAGAAGCAACCGGAAGTTGATCCCTACTGGAGGCGGCTCATCCCCACGAGCTTCCCGCCGCCGCCCGATCTCGATCTGCTCCGGCGCGTTTCGGTTCCCTTCTTCTTCCAGAACACCGAGGTCTCGCTCGCCATCCACGCGGCCACCGGCGAGTCGCGTATCGCGCAGACCATCGAAGAGTCGCTCACCGAGCTGCGCCCATCTCCTGCGTCCATCGGTGTCGTCCTCGACGCCGACCAGAAGGCTACGCCCCGCGATCGCTTCGCGGAGCTGAAGGCGAAGCTCGCGGCCTCGAAGGATGCCCCCGTCGCGCTCCCCGACGAGCCCGGCGAGATCACGCCCGGCCCCCCACGAACCGGTGTGTTCGTGCTGCCTGACAACCATCAACCAGGCACCCTCGAGGACCTGCTCCTCGAGGGTGCGGCGACCAGCTACCCCTCGCTCCTCGTCGCAGCCCACGCTCTCGTGGCAGGCGTGAATCCGAAGGATGCAGCCTTCAACCGCGACGACATGGCAGACTTCACGAAGCCGGCCGGGCGCAACAAGGCGACCGTCGCGTGCATCGCAGGCGTCCTTCGTCCTGGCAAAGCCGTCCAGGTCTCCATCCAGGACAACCGCTGGCTCGAAGGCGCGTCGTGCGAGCTCCCGCGCATCAAGGCCGTGCGCGTGTTTCTCTACGAGCTCCTCGGCATCCCGGGGGCGTCGTCCCTCACCCTCGCCTCCGCGCCCCCAGCGCGAACCTGA
- a CDS encoding PAS domain S-box protein, protein MPGKPDVALLVEDTAGELQRLHEENRRLREAERRLSMLVELTNDWIWEVDAKAVYTFVSPRIRDFLGYEPEEALGKTPFDFMPPEEATRVAAAFVPIVEARAPFRDLENVNVHKDGRRVVLETSGVPLFDEEGRFSGFRGVDRDITKRKQAEAERARMQEEIIHAQERMLAELESPLLPVAEGVLVMPLIGSVDKRRAGRIVDALLAGVSARAATFAIIDLTGLRAADHAVVELLCEAARGARLLGAEVLLTGVRPEVARTMVELDVNGVRTQSTLAQGIRFALGARRRG, encoded by the coding sequence ATGCCTGGGAAGCCCGACGTCGCACTTCTGGTCGAGGACACGGCCGGCGAGCTGCAAAGGCTCCACGAGGAGAACCGGCGCCTGCGCGAGGCCGAGCGTCGCCTCTCGATGCTGGTGGAGCTGACGAACGACTGGATCTGGGAGGTCGACGCGAAGGCGGTCTACACCTTCGTGAGCCCACGCATCCGCGATTTCCTGGGCTACGAGCCAGAAGAAGCGCTGGGAAAGACGCCCTTCGACTTCATGCCGCCGGAGGAAGCCACGCGCGTCGCGGCCGCCTTCGTGCCGATCGTGGAGGCACGCGCGCCGTTCAGGGACCTCGAGAACGTGAACGTGCACAAGGACGGTCGGCGGGTGGTGCTGGAGACGAGCGGGGTGCCCCTGTTCGACGAAGAGGGCAGGTTCTCGGGGTTCCGCGGGGTGGACCGAGACATCACGAAGCGAAAGCAAGCCGAGGCGGAGCGAGCGCGGATGCAGGAGGAGATCATCCACGCGCAGGAGAGGATGCTCGCGGAGCTGGAGTCGCCGCTGTTGCCGGTCGCGGAGGGCGTGCTCGTGATGCCGCTCATCGGCTCGGTGGACAAGCGGCGCGCCGGGCGCATCGTGGACGCGCTGCTCGCGGGTGTGTCGGCGCGCGCCGCGACGTTCGCGATCATCGACCTGACAGGCCTGCGCGCCGCAGACCACGCAGTGGTGGAGCTGCTCTGCGAAGCGGCGCGCGGGGCGCGGCTGCTCGGCGCAGAGGTGCTGCTGACAGGGGTGCGGCCCGAGGTGGCCCGCACGATGGTGGAGCTCGACGTGAACGGGGTGCGCACGCAGAGCACGCTGGCGCAGGGGATCAGGTTCGCGCTGGGGGCGCGGAGGCGAGGGTGA
- a CDS encoding AAA family ATPase: MRLPLESFTVERFRGIRDLELRDLGRFNLLVGRNNSGKTSVLEALSVFCAPLDPRKWIAIAAWRDVFAGLPAGELLRWLFPHTSDVVFTKPYEGTLRVAGVGRAPVREVVAQYQDVRAAVPGPAVERRGARIDVVAKTRQLDLFSADEARGSFTFWEREAWEFSPQPVEPQVPVRAINASIQPSGVRDISEAKLGGHWDATIDLLRKIEPAIVGAELLVPPWASEPYAMVYLRDERAGLLPLSSYGDGVRRALHFALTIPSIAGGILLIDELETAIHVSVLQHVFRWLLDACAEHDVQVFATTHSLEALDAILAVDPTPEEDIVAYRLERDGDQTTARRYGEDLLKRIRYERGLDVR; the protein is encoded by the coding sequence ATGAGACTGCCTCTCGAGAGCTTCACGGTGGAGCGGTTCCGGGGGATCCGTGACCTGGAGTTGCGGGACCTCGGCCGGTTCAACCTGCTCGTCGGCCGGAACAACTCGGGGAAGACGAGTGTGCTGGAGGCGCTGTCCGTCTTCTGCGCGCCGCTGGATCCGCGGAAGTGGATTGCGATTGCGGCATGGCGGGATGTCTTTGCTGGTTTGCCGGCCGGCGAGCTGCTTCGCTGGCTGTTTCCCCATACCAGCGATGTCGTGTTCACGAAGCCCTACGAGGGCACTCTCCGCGTCGCTGGTGTGGGTCGCGCGCCCGTGCGTGAGGTCGTAGCGCAATACCAGGACGTTCGCGCGGCCGTTCCTGGACCTGCCGTCGAGCGCCGTGGTGCGCGCATCGATGTCGTCGCCAAGACCCGCCAGCTCGACCTGTTCTCCGCAGACGAGGCGCGAGGGTCGTTCACGTTCTGGGAAAGGGAGGCTTGGGAATTTTCACCGCAGCCGGTCGAGCCCCAGGTGCCGGTTCGCGCCATCAACGCTTCGATCCAGCCGAGCGGTGTCCGTGACATCTCGGAGGCGAAGCTCGGTGGACACTGGGATGCGACGATCGATCTGCTGCGGAAGATCGAGCCTGCGATTGTCGGCGCGGAGCTCCTCGTACCCCCGTGGGCGAGTGAACCCTATGCGATGGTTTACCTGCGCGACGAGCGCGCTGGCCTCTTGCCCCTCAGCTCCTACGGCGATGGCGTTCGTCGCGCTCTGCATTTCGCTCTGACGATACCGAGCATCGCGGGCGGCATCCTGCTCATCGACGAGCTCGAGACCGCCATCCACGTCTCCGTGCTCCAGCACGTCTTCCGCTGGCTCCTCGACGCCTGCGCCGAGCACGACGTGCAGGTCTTCGCCACGACCCACAGCCTCGAAGCGCTCGACGCGATCCTCGCGGTCGACCCGACGCCCGAAGAAGACATCGTCGCCTACCGATTGGAACGTGACGGCGATCAGACGACGGCCCGCCGTTACGGCGAGGACCTGCTCAAGCGCATCCGCTACGAGCGAGGGCTCGACGTGCGATGA